In Bosea vestrisii, the following are encoded in one genomic region:
- a CDS encoding HAD family hydrolase codes for MADTMRPWPAVRGLLFDKDGTLIDYQASWAPTNLEAGRLAAQGDLDLAARLLTVAGVDPATGYAISDGLLASGNTEDVAEAWAEAGSPFGAAELTDRLDTLFRSAVVAAVPVCDLAALFASLAGRGLALGIASSDSEAAVAATAERFGLEPHLAFLCGYDSGHGAKPGRGMVDGFCRATELPVEAVAVIGDSSHDMHMAAAAGAGYRIAVLTGAGSAETLRPLSHLLLPSIATLEQALFA; via the coding sequence ATGGCCGATACTATGAGGCCTTGGCCCGCCGTTCGAGGCCTGCTGTTCGACAAGGACGGCACGCTGATCGACTACCAGGCGAGCTGGGCGCCGACCAATCTCGAGGCCGGACGGCTGGCTGCGCAGGGCGACCTCGACCTCGCGGCGCGGCTGCTGACCGTGGCCGGCGTCGACCCCGCGACCGGCTATGCCATCTCGGATGGGCTGCTCGCCTCGGGCAACACCGAAGACGTGGCAGAGGCCTGGGCCGAGGCCGGCTCACCATTCGGCGCGGCGGAGCTGACCGATCGGCTCGACACCCTGTTCCGCTCGGCAGTCGTCGCGGCGGTGCCGGTCTGCGATCTCGCCGCCCTGTTCGCCAGCCTCGCAGGTCGCGGACTTGCCCTCGGTATCGCCTCCAGCGACAGCGAGGCGGCTGTCGCGGCGACCGCCGAGCGCTTCGGCCTCGAACCGCATCTCGCCTTTCTCTGCGGCTATGATTCCGGCCATGGCGCCAAGCCGGGGCGCGGCATGGTCGACGGCTTCTGCCGCGCGACGGAACTGCCGGTGGAAGCCGTCGCCGTCATCGGCGATTCCAGCCACGACATGCACATGGCGGCAGCGGCCGGCGCGGGCTATCGCATCGCCGTGCTCACCGGCGCCGGCAGCGCCGAAACGCTGCGCCCGCTCAGCCACCTGCTGCTGCCGAGCATCGCCACGCTGGAGCAGGCGCTGTTCGCCTGA
- a CDS encoding diacylglycerol/lipid kinase family protein — translation MGFFSLMARQREYARRRFPFSRLIAFLFAATRSILFTRPIRIEMEIAGERRLVEADAVLVTVNQFDGAEWRRTSLDGGEFEIHILDTGGPLSRAKVAFSMLTGGWRNSRHLISLTGTAVTLTRRDKRRGHVTFDGEVERRASPFAYRLLPGALQVIAARPAELPSYPAEYKFPS, via the coding sequence ATGGGTTTTTTCAGCCTGATGGCCCGCCAGCGCGAATATGCGCGCCGACGCTTTCCCTTCAGCCGCCTCATCGCCTTTCTCTTCGCCGCGACGCGCTCGATCCTGTTCACTCGTCCTATCCGTATCGAGATGGAGATCGCCGGCGAGCGTCGTCTGGTCGAGGCCGATGCGGTTCTGGTCACTGTCAACCAGTTCGACGGTGCAGAATGGCGTCGCACCAGCCTCGATGGTGGCGAATTCGAGATCCATATCCTCGATACCGGTGGCCCGCTGTCGCGCGCCAAGGTGGCGTTCTCGATGCTGACCGGTGGCTGGCGCAACTCCCGGCACCTGATCTCGCTGACGGGCACCGCCGTCACCCTGACCCGCCGCGACAAGCGCCGCGGTCATGTCACCTTCGACGGCGAGGTCGAGCGCCGCGCCAGCCCATTCGCCTATCGTCTGCTGCCAGGTGCGTTGCAGGTGATCGCTGCCCGGCCGGCCGAGCTTCCGTCCTATCCAGCTGAGTACAAGTTCCCTTCATGA
- a CDS encoding phosphatase PAP2 family protein: MFLLQPRFLLPVAATFAFLGLAFYVVSDGTSAVDSALVMLFRDPANPSVPIGPAWFREMMRDLTALGSFIGLGIATVIAALTLRLCGHRPLAIGLVVNVLAATGTSTLLKLAFGRERPGIVEHAALTFTASFPSGHAFLSAVVLLGIAGFVGIASRRADIARLCLWIAWALMIAIGVSRIYLGVHWPSDVLGGWCLGVAWSGLALFLIGRFAARRETKIAQAAAARGEPVI; this comes from the coding sequence ATGTTCCTCCTCCAGCCGCGCTTTCTCCTGCCTGTCGCGGCTACCTTCGCCTTTCTGGGGCTGGCCTTCTACGTTGTCTCCGATGGCACGTCCGCCGTCGACAGCGCGTTGGTGATGTTGTTTCGCGACCCGGCCAACCCCTCCGTGCCGATCGGACCGGCCTGGTTCCGGGAGATGATGCGCGACCTGACCGCGCTTGGCAGCTTCATCGGGTTGGGGATCGCGACGGTGATCGCGGCGCTGACGCTGAGACTTTGCGGCCATCGACCGCTGGCGATCGGCTTGGTGGTCAATGTCCTGGCGGCGACGGGGACGAGCACGCTGCTCAAGCTCGCCTTCGGCCGCGAGCGGCCGGGCATCGTCGAGCATGCGGCGCTGACCTTCACCGCGAGCTTCCCGAGCGGTCATGCCTTCCTCTCGGCGGTGGTGCTGCTCGGTATCGCTGGCTTCGTCGGCATCGCCTCGCGCCGTGCCGACATTGCCCGGCTCTGCCTCTGGATCGCCTGGGCCCTGATGATCGCGATCGGGGTGAGCAGGATCTATCTCGGCGTGCACTGGCCGAGCGACGTGCTCGGCGGCTGGTGCCTTGGCGTCGCCTGGTCCGGTCTTGCCCTCTTCCTGATCGGACGTTTCGCGGCTCGGAGGGAAACGAAGATCGCGCAGGCCGCTGCGGCACGCGGCGAGCCCGTCATATGA
- a CDS encoding transglutaminase family protein yields MIYDIRHLTTYAYSRPVPFARCVLRVLPREGAGQRVLTSALAVAPRGAERRDGVCFFGNRTTTLTIARPHRELRIEMTSRVEVMRTAAPFPAMTRHWEEVAQLALAAQSLAPDSPAQYLYPSRLAPTVPEITDYARKSFRAKRPIFEAGCDLMARIRKEFRYDPEATEVATPIREAFSARHGVCQDFAHIMIAGLRGLGLPAAYVSGYLRTIPPPGQARLEGADATHAWVMLWCGPETGWIGLDPTNDLIVADDHIVTATGRDYADVSPLDGVLVGPGSQKLDVKVDVIPVT; encoded by the coding sequence GTGATCTACGACATCCGCCATCTCACCACCTATGCCTATAGCCGGCCGGTCCCGTTCGCGCGTTGCGTCCTGCGCGTGCTGCCGCGCGAGGGGGCGGGTCAGCGCGTCTTGACGAGTGCGCTGGCGGTCGCGCCGCGCGGAGCAGAACGTCGGGACGGAGTCTGCTTCTTCGGCAACCGCACGACGACGCTGACGATCGCCAGGCCACATCGCGAATTGCGCATCGAGATGACCTCGCGGGTCGAGGTGATGCGGACCGCCGCCCCCTTCCCCGCCATGACCCGACACTGGGAGGAGGTCGCCCAGCTTGCGCTCGCGGCGCAGAGCCTCGCACCCGACTCCCCGGCCCAGTACCTCTACCCGAGCCGTCTTGCACCGACCGTGCCCGAGATCACCGACTATGCCCGCAAGAGCTTCCGGGCGAAGCGGCCGATCTTCGAGGCGGGCTGCGATCTGATGGCCCGCATCCGCAAGGAATTCCGCTACGATCCCGAGGCCACCGAGGTCGCGACCCCGATCCGCGAGGCTTTTTCCGCGCGCCACGGCGTCTGCCAGGACTTCGCCCACATCATGATCGCCGGCCTGCGCGGCCTCGGCCTGCCGGCCGCCTATGTCAGCGGCTATCTGCGCACCATCCCGCCACCGGGCCAGGCCAGGCTCGAAGGGGCGGATGCGACCCATGCCTGGGTGATGCTCTGGTGCGGACCGGAGACCGGTTGGATCGGGCTCGACCCGACCAACGACCTGATCGTCGCCGACGACCATATCGTCACCGCGACAGGGCGCGACTATGCCGACGTCTCGCCGCTCGACGGCGTGCTCGTCGGACCGGGCAGCCAGAAGCTCGACGTCAAGGTCGACGTCATCCCGGTGACCTGA
- a CDS encoding PRC-barrel domain-containing protein translates to MSATMTAASHAANPLIAGARVAGTEVYNTAAEHLGSIYDVMLDKATGKVAYAIMSFGGFLGLGEKYHPIPWSMLDYDVEKGGYVVPLTREKLEAAPMYGADGEPDWHDKEYGKRVHDYYGTMPYWMM, encoded by the coding sequence ATGAGCGCTACGATGACCGCAGCCTCTCACGCCGCCAACCCGCTGATCGCCGGCGCTCGTGTTGCCGGAACCGAAGTCTACAACACCGCCGCTGAGCATCTCGGCTCGATCTATGACGTCATGCTCGACAAGGCGACCGGCAAGGTCGCCTACGCGATCATGTCCTTCGGCGGCTTCCTCGGCCTGGGTGAGAAGTACCACCCGATCCCGTGGAGCATGCTCGACTACGACGTCGAGAAGGGTGGTTATGTCGTGCCGTTGACCCGCGAGAAGCTCGAAGCCGCCCCGATGTACGGCGCCGATGGCGAGCCTGACTGGCACGACAAGGAATACGGCAAGCGGGTGCACGATTACTACGGCACGATGCCGTATTGGATGATGTGA
- a CDS encoding BMP family protein, whose protein sequence is MVSALFAGKIDDGGFMQAGYDGLKLAESRLGVAAIIEQGVPPKLEELAAALRKLAATTPLLVIAHGGQNNAAAKTVAAEFPNSRFVVTQGNVTGPNLASYEVLQEHSAFLAGMLAGLTTRTGVVGHMSGIRVTPGLKGRAAYAAGVRHANPDVKILTNFSGNQDDNALSKKVAAAMIAAKADIIFTMLNAGRTGAIEACREGGAKQIGNVRDWTLVAPEVFVASAFADVGRAVFNAVSHAISGHLAVGQIRQIGLESPEAVRLTMAATVPAETRARIETMAAEIAARRFEVPTEWQGEEFANPA, encoded by the coding sequence ATGGTTTCTGCGCTGTTTGCCGGCAAGATCGATGATGGCGGCTTCATGCAGGCCGGCTATGACGGGTTGAAGCTGGCGGAAAGCCGCCTCGGCGTTGCGGCCATCATCGAGCAGGGCGTCCCGCCGAAGCTGGAGGAGCTGGCGGCCGCGCTGCGCAAACTCGCCGCGACGACCCCACTTCTCGTCATCGCCCATGGCGGGCAGAACAACGCCGCGGCCAAGACGGTCGCGGCTGAGTTCCCCAACAGCCGCTTCGTCGTAACGCAAGGCAATGTCACTGGTCCAAACCTGGCGAGCTACGAAGTGCTGCAGGAGCACTCGGCTTTCCTCGCCGGCATGCTCGCCGGGCTGACCACCAGGACCGGTGTCGTCGGCCACATGTCCGGCATCCGGGTGACGCCGGGTCTGAAGGGGCGGGCGGCTTATGCCGCCGGTGTCCGCCACGCCAATCCCGACGTGAAGATCCTGACCAACTTCTCCGGCAACCAGGACGACAATGCGCTGTCGAAGAAAGTCGCCGCCGCGATGATTGCGGCAAAGGCCGACATCATCTTCACCATGCTCAATGCCGGCCGCACCGGCGCGATCGAGGCTTGTCGCGAGGGCGGCGCCAAGCAGATCGGCAATGTCCGCGACTGGACGCTGGTGGCGCCGGAGGTGTTCGTCGCGTCCGCCTTCGCCGATGTCGGGCGGGCCGTGTTCAACGCGGTTTCGCATGCCATTTCGGGCCACCTTGCGGTCGGGCAGATTCGGCAGATCGGCCTTGAGTCCCCCGAGGCCGTGCGCTTGACCATGGCCGCGACCGTGCCGGCGGAGACGCGGGCCAGGATCGAAACAATGGCCGCCGAGATCGCCGCGCGCCGATTTGAGGTGCCGACGGAGTGGCAGGGCGAGGAATTCGCGAATCCGGCCTGA
- a CDS encoding circularly permuted type 2 ATP-grasp protein, which produces MALQGRSSSIRVRNERRNALLAGYRPLPGAYDELMAADGTIRPQWEPFLAEWSALSSDELQRRFGLADRHVRDTGVSYRVHGDLDESDPLAGERAWPLNHAPLVLTGQEWKTIAAGVAQRAQLLDAVLGDIYGPGKLVAGGALPAAAITGSPDYLRPLQGTGGAGQLQIYAADLGRGPDGRWWVLNDRTQAPSGAGYALENRLAIGRAFPDLFRTMNVERLAAFFQGFRAGLVARARRVEPRICLLTPGQLNESYFEQAYLARYLGFLLVEGGDLVVRDGLVHVRTIAGFKRADVIWRRIDGDFADPLELNARSALGVPGLVEAVRGENVIVANGLGSGVIEARALMGFMPRLAREVLGEELILPNIATWWCGQPRERQIVLDRLDEMNVAPAFRAPGDGLDGGTVLVADLSSAEREALRTRITERGLDHVGQEVVRLSTMPVMQGGRLEPRPMTLRVFAAATPDGWQVMPGGFCRVSDESDARAVTMRSGVRSSDVWVTSDEPVEQVTLLPSPDRIGIRRVVGILPSRAADNLFWLGRYLERSEATLRLVRALLGRLINADDQAPGHGETIKRLANLLVAWGAAPATPKNRPVAAQARAALHELDQYGSAAASVREARRTASVIRERLSVDAWRLFGDLQRQLTPPGKVESEGEAFEIADTALKSLAAFSGLSQENMVRGAGWRFLDIGRRIERGVTTCRFARHFIENDAPGNCLDALLDLTDSQITYRSRYMLGASLQPVLDLVMLDPYNPRSVAFQVERLDAEIAALPSLNDDGMLEEPRRLALKLAAENRTAEASRLDRTGILFFEQLLMGLSSAVAERYFLQNSRPEGSRMTRLA; this is translated from the coding sequence ATGGCTCTGCAGGGCCGATCGAGCTCGATACGGGTGCGCAACGAGCGCCGCAATGCCTTGCTTGCGGGCTATCGGCCGCTGCCCGGCGCCTATGACGAGCTCATGGCGGCGGACGGCACGATCCGGCCGCAATGGGAGCCGTTCCTGGCGGAATGGTCAGCGCTGTCGAGCGATGAGCTGCAACGCCGCTTCGGCCTTGCCGACCGGCATGTCCGCGACACCGGCGTCTCCTATCGCGTCCATGGCGATCTCGACGAGAGTGATCCGCTGGCCGGCGAGCGCGCCTGGCCGCTGAACCACGCGCCGCTGGTGCTCACCGGACAGGAATGGAAGACGATCGCGGCCGGCGTCGCCCAGCGCGCGCAACTGCTCGATGCCGTGCTCGGCGACATCTATGGCCCCGGCAAGCTCGTGGCCGGCGGCGCCTTGCCGGCCGCCGCCATCACCGGCAGCCCCGATTACCTGCGGCCGCTTCAGGGCACGGGCGGCGCCGGGCAGCTCCAGATCTATGCCGCCGATCTCGGTCGCGGCCCGGATGGGCGCTGGTGGGTGCTGAACGACCGCACCCAGGCGCCATCGGGCGCCGGCTATGCGCTGGAGAACCGGCTCGCCATCGGGCGCGCCTTCCCGGACCTGTTCCGGACGATGAATGTCGAGCGGCTCGCCGCCTTCTTCCAGGGCTTCCGCGCCGGCCTCGTTGCCCGCGCCAGGCGGGTCGAGCCGCGGATTTGCCTGCTGACGCCGGGCCAGCTCAACGAGAGCTATTTCGAACAGGCCTATCTCGCCCGCTATCTCGGCTTCCTTCTGGTCGAGGGCGGCGATCTCGTGGTGCGCGACGGGCTGGTGCATGTCCGCACCATCGCCGGCTTCAAGCGCGCCGATGTGATCTGGCGGCGCATCGACGGCGATTTCGCCGACCCGCTGGAGCTCAACGCCCGTTCCGCGCTCGGCGTGCCCGGCCTGGTCGAGGCGGTGCGTGGCGAGAACGTCATCGTCGCCAACGGGCTCGGCTCCGGCGTGATCGAGGCGCGGGCGCTGATGGGTTTCATGCCGCGACTGGCGCGCGAGGTCCTCGGCGAGGAACTGATCCTGCCGAATATCGCGACCTGGTGGTGCGGCCAGCCGCGCGAGCGCCAGATCGTGCTCGACCGACTCGACGAGATGAATGTCGCACCGGCCTTCCGCGCACCCGGCGACGGGCTCGACGGCGGCACCGTGCTGGTCGCGGACCTCAGCAGCGCCGAGCGCGAAGCGCTTCGCACCCGCATCACGGAGCGCGGGCTCGACCATGTCGGACAGGAAGTGGTCCGGCTCTCGACCATGCCGGTGATGCAGGGCGGCCGGCTCGAGCCACGGCCGATGACGCTGCGCGTCTTCGCTGCGGCGACGCCAGATGGCTGGCAGGTGATGCCGGGCGGCTTCTGCCGCGTCTCCGACGAATCCGATGCGCGCGCCGTGACGATGCGCTCCGGTGTGCGCTCCAGCGATGTCTGGGTGACCTCCGACGAGCCGGTCGAACAGGTGACGCTGCTGCCGAGCCCGGACCGGATCGGGATCCGCCGCGTCGTCGGCATCCTGCCGAGCCGGGCGGCGGACAACCTGTTCTGGCTCGGGCGCTATCTGGAGCGCAGCGAGGCGACGCTGCGCCTGGTGCGCGCCCTGCTCGGACGCCTGATCAACGCCGACGACCAGGCGCCTGGCCATGGCGAAACGATCAAGCGGCTCGCCAATCTGCTCGTCGCCTGGGGAGCGGCCCCGGCCACGCCCAAGAATCGTCCCGTCGCGGCGCAGGCACGGGCCGCGTTGCACGAGCTCGATCAGTACGGCTCGGCCGCCGCCTCGGTCCGCGAGGCGCGGCGCACCGCCTCGGTCATCCGCGAACGCCTCTCCGTCGACGCCTGGCGGCTGTTCGGCGACCTCCAGCGCCAGCTCACCCCGCCGGGCAAGGTGGAGAGCGAGGGCGAGGCCTTCGAGATCGCCGACACCGCGCTGAAATCGCTCGCCGCCTTCTCGGGCCTGTCCCAGGAAAACATGGTGCGCGGCGCCGGCTGGCGCTTCCTCGATATCGGCCGGCGCATCGAGCGCGGCGTCACCACCTGCCGCTTCGCCCGCCATTTCATCGAGAACGACGCGCCGGGCAATTGCCTCGACGCGCTGCTCGACCTGACCGACTCGCAGATCACCTATCGCTCGCGCTACATGCTCGGCGCCTCGCTGCAGCCGGTGCTCGATCTCGTCATGCTCGATCCCTACAATCCGCGCTCGGTCGCCTTCCAGGTCGAACGGCTCGATGCCGAGATCGCGGCGCTGCCCTCGCTCAACGACGACGGCATGCTCGAGGAGCCGCGCCGGCTCGCGCTCAAGCTGGCCGCCGAGAACCGCACCGCCGAGGCAAGCCGTCTCGACCGCACCGGCATCCTGTTCTTCGAGCAATTGCTGATGGGTCTCTCAAGCGCGGTGGCCGAGCGTTATTTCCTGCAGAACTCCAGGCCGGAAGGTTCGCGGATGACGCGACTCGCGTAA
- a CDS encoding GGDEF domain-containing protein, translating into MAMQAPPPAHAAVRTGLLRRSLRPPFQLAFTFVWFVLAAMKLASDLYVLHARNQEQATASRLPPWGAAVLVAGIVFAAALFGHLTRPLGFLSTFWPANALLLGLMVRNPGWAGPFGWTGAAAGYLAADFAMGGGVGLTLWLTAGNLTNAFVGYLLFQRVAGPDRQLGRPQSLLFLLLIALVSATLAATVGSSGLVIYFGHTRLQAFEFFLTSEFASNLVVLPVVLTAPPLTRIVQGLVTRPMPMRDLAKRLLPVAVLLVSTLVGTLIGGPTAIAIPVPAILWCALSYGIFPTTILTLLLGLWQGTILLASLPPGAAEHANMISSHRFGVAVFSLGPIMVAAINAARSHLLSELDLAANQDVLTKVLSRRAFLTRSEAMLAESFSANRPVALLMLDVDRFKPINDQYGHAVGDEVLAALAEKVAAMLRQGDLFGRIGGEEFAILLPHLNQSAALALAERMRNGCAELRVPVEVGEPLAITVSIGVVWGMARPGFSLLHLMQQADAALYRAKRAGRDRVIDTMLEAA; encoded by the coding sequence ATGGCGATGCAGGCCCCGCCGCCAGCGCATGCGGCAGTCCGAACAGGCTTGCTTCGACGCAGTTTGCGCCCGCCATTTCAGCTTGCTTTCACCTTTGTCTGGTTTGTTCTGGCGGCAATGAAGCTTGCTAGCGACCTTTACGTTCTGCATGCCCGCAACCAGGAGCAGGCAACCGCGTCGCGCTTGCCCCCATGGGGTGCAGCGGTGCTGGTCGCGGGCATCGTCTTCGCCGCAGCATTGTTCGGCCATCTCACCCGGCCGCTCGGCTTCCTGTCGACCTTCTGGCCTGCAAACGCCCTGCTGCTGGGCCTGATGGTGCGTAATCCCGGCTGGGCCGGGCCGTTTGGCTGGACAGGTGCGGCGGCGGGCTATCTTGCCGCCGATTTCGCCATGGGCGGCGGCGTTGGCCTGACATTGTGGCTGACGGCAGGCAATCTCACAAACGCCTTCGTCGGTTATCTGTTGTTCCAGCGCGTCGCCGGTCCGGATCGCCAGCTCGGGCGGCCGCAATCCCTGTTGTTCCTGCTGCTGATCGCGCTTGTCTCGGCGACCTTGGCCGCCACCGTCGGCAGCAGCGGCCTCGTCATCTATTTCGGTCACACTCGATTGCAGGCGTTCGAGTTTTTTCTGACCAGCGAGTTTGCCAGTAACCTCGTGGTCCTGCCGGTCGTTCTGACGGCGCCCCCGCTCACGCGGATCGTGCAGGGGTTGGTCACGCGCCCCATGCCAATGCGCGACCTGGCCAAGCGACTCCTGCCGGTTGCGGTCCTGTTGGTCTCGACCCTCGTCGGAACCTTGATCGGCGGCCCGACCGCGATCGCGATACCCGTCCCCGCAATCCTCTGGTGCGCGCTGAGCTACGGTATCTTTCCGACCACGATCCTGACCCTCCTGCTCGGCCTCTGGCAGGGCACCATTCTGCTCGCCAGTCTGCCACCGGGAGCCGCCGAACATGCGAACATGATCAGCTCGCATCGCTTTGGCGTGGCGGTGTTCTCGCTCGGGCCGATCATGGTCGCTGCGATCAATGCCGCCCGCTCGCACCTGCTGAGCGAGCTCGATCTGGCAGCCAATCAGGATGTTCTGACGAAGGTCCTGTCGCGCCGCGCCTTCCTCACGCGCAGCGAGGCCATGCTGGCGGAGAGCTTCTCCGCGAACCGGCCGGTGGCCCTGCTGATGCTGGATGTCGATCGCTTCAAGCCGATCAACGATCAATATGGTCATGCGGTCGGGGACGAGGTGCTCGCGGCCCTCGCGGAGAAGGTCGCGGCAATGCTGCGCCAAGGCGATCTGTTCGGGCGGATCGGTGGCGAGGAATTCGCGATCCTGTTGCCGCATCTGAACCAATCTGCGGCGCTGGCCCTGGCCGAGAGAATGCGCAATGGCTGCGCCGAGCTCCGCGTCCCGGTCGAAGTGGGTGAGCCGCTTGCAATCACCGTCAGCATCGGCGTCGTCTGGGGCATGGCGAGGCCCGGCTTCTCCTTGCTGCACCTGATGCAACAGGCCGACGCTGCGCTCTATCGGGCGAAGCGCGCCGGCCGCGATCGCGTCATCGACACGATGCTCGAGGCGGCCTGA
- a CDS encoding aldehyde dehydrogenase family protein, translating into MNAPFKNLIAGEWASAQNASRNINPSNTNDVVGEYAQGSVEDLNNAVAAAKAAFPAWSRATPQERYEILKKASDEILARKEELGKLLSREEGKTLPEGIGEATRAGQIFAFFAGECLRLNGESIPSVRPGVGVEVTREPVGIIGMITPWNFPIAIPAWKIAPALAYGNCVVIKPADLVPGSAWALVDIIQRAGLPKGVLNLVMGRGSVVGQALLEHKDVHAISFTGSVSTGRKVATACIAGNPMKKVQLEMGGKNPLVVLDDADLKTAVEAAVQGAFFSTGQRCTASSRLIVQAGIHDRFVEAAIERLKGVTVDDALKAGTTIGPVVDQSQLDQNLKYIQIARDEGGKLAWGGELLNRETPGFYLQPALFTETTNAMRISREEVFGPVANVVRVKDYEEALAVANDTEFGLSSGICTTSLKHATHFKRNAEAGMVMVNLATAGVDYHVPFGGRKGSSYGPREQGAYAREFYTTVKTAYTLA; encoded by the coding sequence ATGAATGCTCCTTTCAAGAACCTGATCGCCGGCGAGTGGGCTAGCGCGCAGAACGCCTCGCGCAACATCAATCCCTCCAACACCAACGACGTCGTCGGTGAGTACGCGCAGGGGTCGGTCGAGGACCTGAACAACGCCGTCGCCGCCGCCAAGGCTGCCTTCCCGGCCTGGAGCCGCGCGACGCCGCAGGAGCGCTACGAGATCCTGAAGAAGGCCTCGGACGAGATCCTCGCCCGCAAGGAGGAACTCGGAAAGCTGCTCTCGCGTGAGGAGGGCAAGACCCTGCCGGAAGGGATCGGCGAGGCGACCCGCGCCGGCCAGATCTTCGCCTTCTTCGCCGGCGAGTGCCTGCGTCTGAACGGCGAGAGCATCCCCTCTGTGCGCCCCGGCGTCGGCGTCGAGGTCACCCGCGAGCCGGTTGGCATCATCGGCATGATCACGCCCTGGAATTTCCCGATCGCGATCCCGGCCTGGAAGATCGCCCCGGCTCTGGCTTACGGCAATTGCGTCGTGATCAAGCCGGCCGACCTCGTCCCCGGCTCGGCCTGGGCACTGGTCGACATCATCCAGCGCGCTGGCCTGCCCAAGGGCGTGCTCAACCTGGTGATGGGCCGCGGCTCGGTCGTCGGCCAGGCGCTGCTCGAGCACAAGGATGTGCACGCGATCTCCTTCACCGGCTCGGTCTCGACCGGCCGCAAGGTCGCGACGGCCTGCATCGCCGGCAACCCGATGAAGAAGGTCCAGCTCGAGATGGGCGGCAAGAACCCGCTCGTCGTGCTCGATGATGCCGACCTCAAGACCGCGGTCGAGGCCGCGGTGCAGGGCGCCTTCTTCTCGACCGGCCAGCGCTGCACGGCCTCCTCGCGCCTGATCGTCCAGGCCGGCATCCATGACCGCTTCGTCGAGGCGGCGATCGAGCGGCTGAAGGGCGTCACCGTCGACGACGCGCTGAAGGCCGGCACCACGATCGGCCCGGTCGTCGACCAGAGCCAGCTCGACCAGAACCTGAAATACATCCAGATCGCCCGTGACGAGGGCGGCAAGCTCGCCTGGGGCGGCGAGCTGCTCAACCGGGAGACGCCCGGCTTCTATCTCCAGCCGGCGCTGTTCACCGAGACGACCAACGCCATGCGCATCTCGCGCGAGGAGGTCTTCGGCCCGGTCGCCAACGTCGTCCGCGTCAAGGATTACGAAGAGGCGCTCGCGGTCGCCAACGACACCGAGTTCGGCCTGTCCTCCGGCATCTGCACGACCTCGCTGAAGCACGCGACACACTTCAAGCGCAATGCCGAGGCCGGCATGGTGATGGTCAACCTCGCCACGGCGGGCGTCGACTATCATGTACCGTTCGGCGGCCGGAAAGGTTCGAGCTACGGCCCGCGCGAGCAGGGCGCCTATGCCCGCGAGTTCTACACCACGGTGAAGACCGCCTATACGCTCGCCTGA
- a CDS encoding transglutaminase-like domain-containing protein — protein sequence MHIRYGYRIEVVCEQPTALLTLLDIHPSRRHDLIRPDEMRVAPVVARPAPIEISQHLDPFGNICRRFTAPAGGVVLACDGLIHDSGEPDAADLSAREAMPADLPDEVLPYLLGSRYCETDRLAGTAWSLFGQVEPGWARVQAVTQFVHNHISFGYAFARNTRTAAEAFEERIGVCRDFAHLAIALCRCLNIPARYCNGYLGDIGVVPNPAPMDFNAWFEVWLGGRWHTFDARHNQRRIGRIVLARGRDATDVPMLTSFGPHWLRRFEVITEEVEEELLRIAPAAARLVPAKRDAHIAA from the coding sequence ATGCACATTCGTTACGGCTACCGGATCGAGGTCGTCTGCGAGCAGCCGACCGCCCTGCTCACGCTGCTTGATATTCACCCCTCGCGCCGGCACGATCTGATCCGCCCGGACGAGATGCGCGTGGCGCCCGTCGTGGCCCGGCCTGCGCCGATCGAGATCAGCCAGCATCTCGATCCGTTCGGTAACATCTGTCGCCGTTTCACCGCGCCGGCGGGCGGTGTCGTGCTCGCATGCGACGGCCTCATTCATGATAGCGGCGAGCCCGATGCGGCCGATCTCTCTGCCCGCGAGGCCATGCCGGCGGACTTGCCGGACGAGGTCCTGCCCTATCTGCTCGGCAGCCGCTATTGCGAGACCGACCGGCTGGCTGGCACCGCCTGGAGCCTGTTCGGCCAGGTCGAGCCGGGCTGGGCTCGCGTTCAGGCCGTGACCCAGTTCGTCCATAATCATATCAGCTTCGGTTACGCGTTCGCTCGCAACACCCGGACCGCAGCCGAGGCCTTCGAAGAGCGCATCGGTGTCTGCCGTGACTTCGCCCATCTCGCCATCGCCCTCTGCCGTTGCCTCAACATCCCGGCGCGGTATTGCAACGGCTATCTCGGCGATATCGGCGTCGTGCCCAACCCGGCGCCGATGGACTTCAACGCCTGGTTCGAGGTCTGGCTCGGCGGGCGCTGGCATACCTTCGACGCCCGCCACAACCAGCGCCGCATCGGCCGCATCGTCCTTGCTCGCGGTCGTGACGCGACCGATGTGCCGATGCTCACCTCCTTCGGTCCGCACTGGCTGCGGCGCTTCGAGGTGATCACCGAAGAGGTCGAGGAGGAGCTACTGCGGATTGCGCCGGCGGCGGCCCGCCTTGTTCCGGCCAAGAGAGACGCCCATATCGCCGCCTGA